One window from the genome of Leptospira broomii serovar Hurstbridge str. 5399 encodes:
- the ftsH gene encoding ATP-dependent zinc metalloprotease FtsH, producing the protein MNNNNKGLRLLILFIVGIVVVAYYGPQIKNYVDRSPKSIPFSQFMNMLEPDGSKPIGKLVKNAKIPGCEKLIMERDVVEGCYEPLDSTSKEPVRFRTTIAPIDKELLTSLRRSNMDFEFVSAEDGRGFGMLSSFLLLGVVAIFVFYFFIMRQVQSTGNKAFSFGKSKAKLTVDPKVKVSFADVAGCEEAKTELVEIIEFLKDPKKFQSMGARIPTGVLLIGPPGTGKTLLARAVAGEAGVPFFSISGSDFVEMFVGVGASRVRDLFDQGKKNSPCIIFIDEIDAVGRLRGAGWGGGHDEREQTLNQMLVEMDGFEKNEGVIVMAATNRADVLDPALLRPGRFDRQVMVDLPDLNGREQILKVHSRKVPLTSDISLNSIARGTPGFTGADLSNLINEAALLAARKNKKRVTQDELEEARDKVMMGPERRSFFISEKEKEVIAYHEAGHAILGTLLAYTEPVHKVTIIPRGRALGLTQSLPTEDKHIHTKPYWLDQIVVCMGGFIAEEYKFKMTSTGSSNDIQQATNIARRMVCDWGMSEKLGTINYGSGHENPFVGRDMGQSNKTTSEEFAALIDKEIRDIVQTCLNKGRELIRKNSAKFENLAKALLAKETVNHDELMAIVHPANEESRKKTEKPAKKEKSSGIPTKPAYSTGVE; encoded by the coding sequence ATGAATAACAATAATAAAGGCCTCAGATTACTAATTCTATTTATCGTGGGGATAGTCGTCGTCGCCTATTACGGACCCCAAATTAAAAACTACGTGGATCGAAGTCCTAAGTCGATTCCGTTCTCACAATTTATGAATATGCTTGAACCCGACGGTTCTAAGCCGATCGGAAAACTTGTTAAGAACGCAAAAATACCCGGCTGCGAAAAACTGATTATGGAACGCGATGTGGTGGAAGGTTGTTACGAGCCTTTGGATTCCACGTCTAAAGAACCTGTTCGTTTCCGCACGACCATTGCGCCTATCGATAAGGAACTCCTAACGTCCCTTCGTCGCTCTAATATGGATTTTGAATTCGTTTCCGCCGAAGACGGCCGCGGTTTCGGAATGTTGAGTTCCTTTTTACTATTAGGAGTCGTTGCAATATTCGTATTTTATTTCTTTATAATGCGCCAAGTTCAATCAACGGGTAATAAGGCCTTTTCTTTCGGTAAATCGAAGGCTAAACTAACCGTCGATCCGAAAGTCAAAGTAAGTTTTGCAGACGTTGCAGGTTGCGAAGAGGCCAAAACCGAATTGGTTGAAATTATCGAGTTCCTAAAAGATCCGAAGAAATTTCAATCGATGGGAGCTCGCATTCCAACCGGAGTTCTGTTAATCGGTCCTCCAGGTACGGGTAAAACTTTATTAGCTAGAGCTGTCGCCGGCGAGGCAGGTGTTCCCTTCTTCAGTATTTCCGGATCCGACTTTGTGGAAATGTTCGTCGGTGTGGGTGCATCCCGCGTTCGCGACCTTTTCGATCAAGGGAAGAAGAATTCTCCCTGTATTATTTTTATCGATGAGATAGATGCTGTTGGTCGCTTAAGAGGCGCAGGCTGGGGCGGAGGACACGACGAAAGAGAGCAGACTCTGAACCAAATGCTTGTCGAGATGGACGGTTTTGAAAAGAACGAAGGCGTTATCGTAATGGCTGCTACGAACCGTGCAGACGTACTCGATCCCGCATTATTAAGACCGGGACGTTTTGACCGTCAGGTAATGGTGGATCTTCCGGATTTAAACGGTCGGGAACAGATTTTGAAAGTTCATTCTAGAAAAGTTCCGTTGACTAGCGATATTTCTTTGAACTCGATCGCAAGAGGCACGCCTGGTTTTACCGGAGCGGATCTTTCTAACTTGATCAATGAGGCTGCTCTGCTTGCCGCTCGCAAGAACAAGAAACGAGTTACTCAAGACGAATTGGAAGAAGCTCGTGACAAAGTGATGATGGGTCCGGAACGTCGTTCCTTCTTTATTTCCGAAAAAGAGAAGGAAGTCATCGCATACCACGAAGCAGGTCACGCGATTTTAGGAACTCTTTTGGCATATACAGAGCCCGTTCATAAAGTTACGATCATTCCTCGAGGAAGGGCTCTCGGGCTAACTCAGTCTCTTCCTACTGAGGATAAGCATATTCACACGAAACCGTATTGGCTGGACCAAATCGTAGTGTGTATGGGCGGCTTTATCGCGGAAGAATATAAATTCAAAATGACTTCAACAGGTTCTAGTAACGATATTCAACAAGCGACCAATATTGCAAGACGTATGGTTTGCGATTGGGGAATGTCCGAAAAACTCGGAACGATTAATTACGGTAGCGGACATGAGAATCCCTTTGTCGGTCGAGATATGGGGCAGAGCAATAAAACGACTAGCGAAGAATTTGCAGCTTTGATAGATAAGGAAATCCGAGATATAGTTCAAACTTGTTTAAATAAAGGTCGCGAACTAATAAGAAAGAATTCGGCTAAGTTTGAAAATCTTGCTAAGGCTCTTTTAGCTAAGGAAACCGTGAATCACGACGAGCTTATGGCTATCGTTCACCCGGCCAACGAGGAATCGCGCAAAAAAACGGAAAAACCGGCTAAGAAAGAAAAGTCTTCAGGAATTCCTACAAAACCGGCTTATTCAACCGGGGTGGAATGA
- the pth gene encoding aminoacyl-tRNA hydrolase, whose amino-acid sequence MKLIVGLGNPGDKYNNNRANIGFKILDVIANNINVEIKTKKKKSLIGRGDFEGEEVVLLKPQTFSDLSGESVLYIASFLKIQVQDILVIHEDWTLPLGKIVVDKGANGTENAGVKSIVQSLRSPNFIRIRIGIGNDIFDGSNLESFLKEDFQPLENLSLIQIINDAEAAIRSISLGDIEDVIEKYRL is encoded by the coding sequence ATGAAGCTAATCGTCGGACTGGGAAATCCCGGAGACAAATATAATAATAACCGAGCGAATATCGGCTTCAAGATTCTCGACGTTATTGCGAATAACATTAACGTAGAGATCAAGACGAAGAAGAAAAAGTCTCTAATCGGAAGAGGAGACTTCGAAGGCGAAGAGGTGGTTCTTCTTAAACCTCAAACTTTCAGCGACTTGTCTGGAGAGTCCGTACTGTACATTGCTTCTTTTTTGAAAATCCAAGTCCAGGATATCCTGGTCATCCACGAAGACTGGACCCTACCCTTGGGTAAGATCGTGGTGGATAAAGGAGCTAATGGCACGGAAAACGCCGGAGTGAAGTCGATCGTTCAATCTTTACGTTCCCCTAATTTTATTAGAATTCGGATCGGAATCGGAAACGATATTTTCGACGGTTCCAATTTGGAAAGCTTTTTGAAGGAAGATTTTCAACCTTTAGAGAATTTAAGTCTAATTCAGATTATTAACGATGCGGAAGCTGCAATTCGATCCATTAGTCTAGGCGATATCGAAGACGTAATCGAAAAATATAGACTTTGA